From Lycium ferocissimum isolate CSIRO_LF1 chromosome 12, AGI_CSIRO_Lferr_CH_V1, whole genome shotgun sequence, one genomic window encodes:
- the LOC132039910 gene encoding uncharacterized protein LOC132039910 isoform X2, with amino-acid sequence MQGGSPTFAEMKRVWVSKKFSYIFEASPSKDQACFIQSLYAYCTGYMVSTHSLLSRLGGLYCLYCLYETQPFKPPFKIYISLGELKNLRSLLVEAKAEDVKVVPALVKRMLDRNMFLFGFVDVNEASAAERLDELTEVQNASVRIACKKLFANSRIEHFTHLDMGSELEADLLKQKSEEYARAKDLAIKGAGDMVDVESIKHITENRTLIGDVFEKTTDDWKAQKELFFQQTGIRPQPVKDSLNTVPEEQEKSSQQEVAEEQDGNDDFSKELEEALLSEQNDFDFDE; translated from the exons atgcag GGTGGATCTCCTACTTTTGCAGAAATGAAGAGAGTGTGGGTTTCTAAAAAGTTCTCCTATATTTTCGAGGCTAGTCCGTCTAAAGATCAGGCATGCTTTATACAATCACTCTATGCCTACTGCACTG GTTACATGGTGTCTACTCATTCTCTATTGAGTCGACTGGGTGGCCTATATTGCCTATATTGCCTTTATGAGACACAGCCATTCAAGCCTCCTTTCAAGATTTATATATCTCTGG GAGAGTTAAAGAATCTTAGGAGCCTTCTTGTTGAGGCAAAGGCCGAAGATGTTAAAGTAGTCCCAGCTCTAGTTAAACGTATGTTAGATAGGAACATGTTTCTTTTTGGATTTGTGGATGTGAATGAAGCCTCTGCAGCGGAGAGATTAGATGAACTGACAGAAGTACAAAATGCAAGTGTCCGAATAGCATGCAAAAA GTTATTTGCAAATAGCCGAATCGAGCACTTCACCCACTTGGATATG GGGTCGGAGCTTGAGGCGGATTTGCTCAAGCAAAAGTCAGAAGAATATGCAAGGGCCAAAGATCTAGCCATTAAAG GGGCTGGTGACATGGTGGATGTAGAAAGTATAAAGCACATAACAGAAAACCGGACATTGATAGGAGACGTGTTCGAGAAGACTACTGATGACTGGAAAGCTCAGAAGgaattattttttcaacaaaCAGGCATTCGTCCTCAGCCTGTCAAAGACTCACTTAATACTGTGCCAGAAGAGCAGGAAAAGTCCTCCCAACAAGAAGTAGCTGAAGAGCAGGATGGCAATGACGACTTCAGTAAGGAACTAGAAGAAGCGTTATTGTCTGAGCAGAACGATTTTGACTTCGACGAATAG
- the LOC132039910 gene encoding uncharacterized protein LOC132039910 isoform X1 yields MDLKPFKLDIDELINEFAKGGSPTFAEMKRVWVSKKFSYIFEASPSKDQACFIQSLYAYCTGYMVSTHSLLSRLGGLYCLYCLYETQPFKPPFKIYISLGELKNLRSLLVEAKAEDVKVVPALVKRMLDRNMFLFGFVDVNEASAAERLDELTEVQNASVRIACKKLFANSRIEHFTHLDMGSELEADLLKQKSEEYARAKDLAIKGAGDMVDVESIKHITENRTLIGDVFEKTTDDWKAQKELFFQQTGIRPQPVKDSLNTVPEEQEKSSQQEVAEEQDGNDDFSKELEEALLSEQNDFDFDE; encoded by the exons ATGGACCTTAAACCATTCAAATTAGACATTGATGAGCTTATAAATGAGTTTGCCAAG GGTGGATCTCCTACTTTTGCAGAAATGAAGAGAGTGTGGGTTTCTAAAAAGTTCTCCTATATTTTCGAGGCTAGTCCGTCTAAAGATCAGGCATGCTTTATACAATCACTCTATGCCTACTGCACTG GTTACATGGTGTCTACTCATTCTCTATTGAGTCGACTGGGTGGCCTATATTGCCTATATTGCCTTTATGAGACACAGCCATTCAAGCCTCCTTTCAAGATTTATATATCTCTGG GAGAGTTAAAGAATCTTAGGAGCCTTCTTGTTGAGGCAAAGGCCGAAGATGTTAAAGTAGTCCCAGCTCTAGTTAAACGTATGTTAGATAGGAACATGTTTCTTTTTGGATTTGTGGATGTGAATGAAGCCTCTGCAGCGGAGAGATTAGATGAACTGACAGAAGTACAAAATGCAAGTGTCCGAATAGCATGCAAAAA GTTATTTGCAAATAGCCGAATCGAGCACTTCACCCACTTGGATATG GGGTCGGAGCTTGAGGCGGATTTGCTCAAGCAAAAGTCAGAAGAATATGCAAGGGCCAAAGATCTAGCCATTAAAG GGGCTGGTGACATGGTGGATGTAGAAAGTATAAAGCACATAACAGAAAACCGGACATTGATAGGAGACGTGTTCGAGAAGACTACTGATGACTGGAAAGCTCAGAAGgaattattttttcaacaaaCAGGCATTCGTCCTCAGCCTGTCAAAGACTCACTTAATACTGTGCCAGAAGAGCAGGAAAAGTCCTCCCAACAAGAAGTAGCTGAAGAGCAGGATGGCAATGACGACTTCAGTAAGGAACTAGAAGAAGCGTTATTGTCTGAGCAGAACGATTTTGACTTCGACGAATAG
- the LOC132040288 gene encoding probable galactinol--sucrose galactosyltransferase 6, with translation MFQFISISSHHHLNPIITINSPIQNTIIPTSFFSSRKSHFSYSLIKPINNNPFRFSVSLPPPILAHKGSEVEFEKGVEEEEEKGVDAAMTITPAIRISDRKLIVKDRTILTNVPDNIITTSGATSGPSEGVFLGAEFDQESSRHVTPLGKLQDVKFLSSFRFKLWWMAQKMGDKGSEIPMETQFLLVQTKDESSHIDDNNVVYAVFLPLIEGSFRAVLQGNSEDELELCLESGDKDTVSSAFNQTVYVHAGCDPFVVITEAITAVKLHLKTFRQRHEKKLPKIVDYFGWCTWDAFYQEVTQEGVEAGLESLTAGGVPPKFVIIDDGWQSVGGDPEVEKPLMRLTGIKENEKFQNSEDPTVGIKNIVNIAKEKYGLNYVYVWHAITGYWGGVRPGVYGSVMKYPEITKGVMENEPGWKTDAIAVQGLGLVNPKTAYKFYNEMHSYLASAGVDGLKVDVQCILETLGGGLGGRVELTKQYHQALDASVARNFPDNGCIACMSHSTDALYCSKQTAVVRASDDFFPRDPASHTIHIACVAYNSVFLGEIMQPDWDMFHSVHPVAEYHASARALSGGPVYVSDAPGKHNFDVLRKLVLPDGTILRARLPGRPTKDSLFNDPSRDGVSLLKIWNMNKYTGVLGVYNCQGAAWSTIERKTTFHKTNSEAITGYIRGRDVHFISEASMDPNWSGDCVLYSHGSSELVVLPHNAAMPVSFKILEHETYTVTPIKVLAPGFSFAPLGLIDMYNAGGAVEGLKYELKAGAELSELDSGYQGEGNLVADDRIENLSTEAVAVVSMEVKGCGRFGVYSSVKPRKCSVGGDMVDFAYDSESGLLTLNLDDMPPADQKVHIIEVEV, from the exons GGAAGTGAAGTTGAATTTGAGAAGGGagttgaggaagaagaagaaaaaggagtaGACGCCGCCATGACGATCACTCCAGCGATAAGAATTTCCGACAGGAAACTCATAGTAAAGGACAGAACAATACTAACAAATGTACCTGACAACATAATCACCACCTCAGGCGCAACATCAGGTCCATCGGAGGGCGTATTTCTCGGTGCAGAATTCGATCAAGAGAGCAGTCGCCACGTCACACCACTCGGGAAATTACAGGATGTTAAGTTCTTATCTAGTTTCAGGTTCAAATTATGGTGGATGGCTCAAAAAATGGGTGATAAAGGAAGTGAAATCCCAATGGAAACtcaatttttacttgtccaaaccaAAGATGAATCATCTCACATCGACGACAACAATGTTGTTTACGCTGTTTTCCTTCCGTTAATTGAAGGTTCATTTCGAGCTGTTCTTCAGGGGAACTCTGAAGACGAACTCGAATTGTGCCTGGAAAGCGGGGATAAGGATACTGTCAGCTCGGCATTTAATCAAACAGTTTATGTGCATGCTGGATGTGATCCGTTTGTTGTTATTACAGAAGCGATAACGGCGGTCAAATTACATCTCAAGACTTTCAGGCAAAGGCACGAGAAGAAACTCCCTAAAATTGTTGATTATTTCGGGTGGTGTACATGGGATGCTTTTTATCAAGAAGTTACTCAAGAAGGAGTCGAAGCTGGTCTCGAAAGTCTCACCGCCGGTGGCGTACCGCCGAAGTTCGTCATCATCGACGATGGCTGGCAGTCAGTCGGTGGTGATCCGGAAGTTGAAAAGCCACTAATGAGACTTACAG GAATCAAGGAAAACGAAAAGTTTCAGAATAGTGAAGATCCTACGGTGGGGATTAAGAACATTGTGAACATAGCTAAGGAGAAATACGGGTTGAATTATGTGTATGTATGGCACGCGATAACGGGTTATTGGGGTGGGGTCCGACCCGGAGTGTACGGGTCGGTTATGAAGTATCCGGAGATTACAAAaggggtgatggagaatgaacCGGGTTGGAAAACGGATGCGATCGCGGTTCAAGGTTTGGGTTTGGTTAACCCGAAAACTGCTTATAAGTTTTATAATGAAATGCATAGTTATTTGGCATCAGCCGGGGTAGATGGATTAAAGGTGGATGTGCAGTGTATATTGGAGACCCTAGGGGGTGGTTTAGGGGGTCGGGTTGAGCTCACTAAACAGTATCATCAAGCTCTCGATGCTTCCGTTGCTAGGAATTTCCCCGATAATGGTTGCATCGCTTGCATGAGCCACAGTACCGATGCACTTTACTG CTCAAAGCAGACAGCAGTTGTAAGAGCATCAGATGACTTTTTTCCAAGAGATCCAGCCTCACACACAATTCACATTGCTTGTGTGGCATACAACAGTGTGTTCCTTGGAGAAATTATGCAGCCTGATTGGGACATGTTCCACTCCGTTCATCCCGTGGCCGAGTATCATGCCTCAGCCAGGGCGTTGAGTGGTGGACCTGTCTATGTTAG TGATGCACCCGGCAAGCACAACTTTGATGTCCTGAGGAAGCTTGTTCTCCCAGATGGTACAATTCTTCGTGCTCGTTTGCCTGGTCGACCTACAAAGGATTCCCTTTTCAATGATCCTTCTCGTGATGGTGTTAG CCTTTTGAAGATATGGAACATGAACAAATACACTGGTGTTCTTGGAGTATACAACTGCCAAGGTGCAGCGTGGAGCACAATTGAGAGGAAGACCACGTTCCACAAAACTAACTCAGAGGCAATAACAGGCTATATCAGGGGCCGTGATGTTCATTTCATATCTGAAGCTTCCATGGACCCCAACTGGAGCGGAGACTGTGTTCTTTACTCTCATGGAAGCTCTGAACTTGTCGTTCTGCCTCACAATGCAGCAATGCCCGTATCTTTTAAGATCCTTGAGCATGAGACATACACTGTCACACCTATTAAGGTCTTGGCACCTGGTTTCAGTTTTGCACCACTGGGGCTCATTGACATGTACAATGCCGGTGGGGCAGTTGAGGGACTAAAATACGAGTTGAAGGCAGGCGCAGAATTATCTGAACTCGACAGTGGATATCAAGGCGAAGGAAATCTTGTGGCGGATGATAGAATCGAAAACCTGAGCACTGAAGCAGTTGCAGTAGTATCGATGGAAGTAAAGGGGTGTGGTCGATTTGGTGTTTACTCATCTGTCAAGCCGAGGAAGTGCAGTGTGGGTGGAGATATGGTTGATTTTGCCTATGACTCAGAGTCCGGTTTGTTAACTTTGAATCTTGATGATATGCCTCCAGCTGATCAGAAAGTGCATATTATTGAAGTTGAAGTATAG